A genomic window from Pseudoalteromonas piratica includes:
- the gspJ gene encoding type II secretion system minor pseudopilin GspJ: MLMRNQKAFGFTLIEVLVALAVLAMITLASHQILSTAINANQNSKEKVAEIGALNTAFRMLQQDFTQLALRNTRNESGDSLEQFLVADRFLFDSQYHGIAGVRDGWSNPVNLLPRSELQLFSYVVEEDHLVRKYRIYVDSLDGTEPKSQILLENIKDFTIRFRGNNETWEENWTVPTLPKAIKVEVALADDITVSRIFLLPEQESKS, from the coding sequence ATGCTGATGCGAAATCAAAAAGCGTTTGGTTTTACCTTAATTGAAGTGCTGGTGGCACTTGCTGTTTTAGCGATGATCACCTTAGCAAGCCATCAGATTTTATCTACTGCAATTAATGCTAATCAAAACTCTAAAGAAAAAGTGGCAGAAATTGGCGCTTTGAACACCGCATTTAGAATGTTGCAGCAAGATTTTACTCAGTTAGCACTGCGCAATACGCGCAATGAATCTGGTGACAGCTTAGAACAGTTCTTAGTGGCAGACCGTTTTTTGTTTGATAGCCAATATCATGGTATTGCTGGTGTGCGAGATGGCTGGAGTAATCCGGTGAATTTATTGCCGCGCAGCGAATTACAATTATTCAGCTACGTGGTAGAAGAAGACCATTTAGTTAGAAAATACCGTATTTATGTTGATTCACTCGATGGTACCGAGCCGAAAAGCCAAATACTGCTCGAAAATATTAAAGACTTTACCATTCGCTTTCGTGGAAATAATGAAACATGGGAAGAAAACTGGACGGTTCCGACCTTACCCAAAGCCATTAAAGTTGAAGTTGCGCTAGCGGATGATATTACCGTTAGCCGAATTTTTTTACTGCCTGAGCAGGAGTCTAAATCATGA
- the gspL gene encoding type II secretion system protein GspL, whose amino-acid sequence MKETLMIRLGHTPNDPIHWLISNADEAIASGQISNSLALEELSEKAKTRDIVALLPATKVQLKTVSLPTKFNRKLEAALPFMMEEELACELDDVLISIGEPCMIDDKHAIQVSVCQRSWFESWLQVLKTSELAPTRVLPDALLLPHYEDAEITATSLSDTWLFKLNDWRIAEVDTSWVNDFLVTLEDKPMAHLSDLDFVYSNSIKKLEDYDLPLAIFAKQLPSQSFNMLQGAFQVKKQSTGAWSLWQVPAIAAGVALLFGLVLKAVTAYQLEQQVAIAKAQAIEAYQQAFPGGKVRPNLIRRQIQGKLAQLSSGGETGFLFLLHHLTPVFKDVEGFTPETLRFDSKRGELRLRASAKDFQSFNLVKQRLEQASLTVEQGSLSNSGNLVVGEIKIKAGL is encoded by the coding sequence GTGAAAGAAACCTTAATGATTCGTTTAGGCCATACCCCTAACGATCCAATCCATTGGTTAATTAGCAATGCAGATGAGGCGATTGCAAGTGGCCAAATAAGTAATAGCTTAGCGTTGGAAGAGCTCAGTGAAAAAGCTAAAACACGCGATATTGTGGCCTTGTTGCCTGCAACTAAAGTGCAATTAAAAACGGTTAGTTTGCCAACCAAATTTAATCGCAAGCTTGAAGCTGCCTTGCCTTTTATGATGGAAGAAGAGCTTGCTTGTGAATTAGATGATGTGCTGATTAGTATTGGCGAGCCTTGCATGATTGACGACAAACATGCAATTCAAGTCTCTGTGTGTCAGCGCTCATGGTTTGAAAGCTGGCTTCAGGTATTAAAAACATCAGAATTAGCGCCTACACGTGTCTTGCCTGATGCATTGTTGCTACCACACTATGAAGACGCAGAGATCACAGCTACATCGCTCAGTGATACGTGGTTATTTAAACTTAATGATTGGCGAATTGCTGAAGTTGATACCAGTTGGGTAAATGACTTTCTTGTGACATTGGAAGACAAACCAATGGCGCATTTAAGCGATTTGGATTTTGTCTATTCAAATAGTATCAAAAAGCTTGAAGACTATGATTTACCGCTAGCTATTTTTGCAAAACAGTTACCTTCGCAAAGCTTTAATATGTTGCAAGGTGCGTTTCAGGTTAAAAAGCAAAGTACTGGTGCTTGGTCGCTTTGGCAAGTTCCAGCAATAGCGGCAGGAGTCGCGCTATTGTTTGGTTTAGTTTTGAAGGCGGTTACTGCGTATCAACTAGAACAACAAGTTGCAATTGCTAAAGCGCAAGCAATTGAGGCATATCAGCAAGCGTTCCCGGGTGGCAAAGTGAGACCAAATTTGATACGTCGCCAAATCCAAGGAAAGTTAGCACAGCTGTCTTCCGGCGGAGAAACGGGCTTTTTGTTTTTATTACATCATTTAACACCCGTCTTTAAAGATGTTGAAGGCTTTACACCTGAAACGCTTCGTTTTGACAGTAAGCGTGGCGAGTTACGTTTACGCGCCAGTGCAAAAGATTTTCAAAGCTTTAACCTTGTAAAGCAGCGATTAGAGCAAGCATCATTAACCGTTGAGCAAGGATCATTAAGTAATTCAGGTAATTTAGTGGTTGGCGAAATTAAAATTAAGGCAGGTTTATGA
- the gspK gene encoding type II secretion system minor pseudopilin GspK yields the protein MMFRQSGAALIIVLFVVAMAASLAVKMNARLMVEVQRSSNLVLQQQARWYAMAGEALAKRVLIEVKKEKNDHIDLSQKWAVETPPYPVEDGTIAGKIIDLQACLNLNAVRFEPQNNGGTQTFNEAHKTLEALLDLIPDLPLEESKETLADSVYDWLDVDSMPKRQGVEEGEYMSYSIPYMTANNYFASVSELRLVRGFNPIVVEKLKPYVCVIPQSDTFKINVNTLQAEQSLLLAAMLNISESQAETIISQRPDDGWDQLSKFISDATQNGAQSLNDKDERFVTNSNYFEAHIKASFFETNFAMKSIIHITDNQKVSVLARRFGGVQ from the coding sequence ATGATGTTTAGACAGTCGGGTGCGGCATTGATCATCGTATTATTTGTCGTGGCAATGGCTGCCTCTTTGGCGGTTAAGATGAATGCGCGTTTAATGGTTGAAGTGCAGCGTTCAAGTAATTTGGTATTGCAGCAACAAGCACGTTGGTATGCTATGGCAGGTGAAGCATTAGCAAAACGCGTGCTGATTGAAGTTAAAAAAGAAAAAAACGATCATATCGACTTATCGCAAAAATGGGCTGTGGAAACGCCGCCATATCCAGTGGAAGATGGTACTATTGCAGGCAAAATTATTGACCTACAAGCGTGCTTAAACCTCAATGCAGTGCGCTTTGAACCGCAAAACAATGGCGGAACTCAAACCTTTAATGAAGCGCACAAGACATTAGAGGCGTTACTTGATCTTATTCCTGATTTACCGCTGGAAGAATCAAAAGAAACACTGGCTGATAGTGTCTATGATTGGCTCGATGTAGATAGTATGCCCAAGCGTCAAGGTGTCGAAGAAGGAGAATACATGTCATACAGTATTCCTTACATGACAGCGAACAATTATTTTGCCAGCGTCTCAGAATTGCGTTTGGTGCGAGGGTTTAATCCGATTGTGGTGGAAAAACTAAAACCATATGTTTGCGTAATCCCGCAAAGTGATACTTTTAAAATCAATGTAAATACTTTGCAGGCAGAGCAGAGTCTTTTATTGGCTGCAATGCTGAATATTTCAGAGAGCCAAGCTGAAACGATCATAAGCCAGCGTCCCGATGATGGCTGGGACCAACTGAGTAAATTTATCAGTGATGCAACACAAAATGGCGCACAATCATTAAATGATAAAGATGAGCGCTTTGTCACAAACAGTAATTATTTTGAAGCACATATCAAGGCTAGCTTCTTTGAAACGAATTTTGCGATGAAATCCATAATACATATAACAGATAATCAAAAAGTTAGTGTACTGGCGCGTAGATTTGGAGGCGTACAGTGA
- the gspI gene encoding type II secretion system minor pseudopilin GspI, with the protein MSSSRGFTLLEVMVAMAICALAGIAAMKAVGDHINHLSNIEEQQLASWVAENQLAELTLTTSWPPSDGKTGDEEQAGVKFYWRHKITKTESNDLLEARVVVYSDEARKHDVYELITYITKNGAN; encoded by the coding sequence ATGTCTAGTAGTCGCGGCTTTACGCTATTAGAGGTAATGGTCGCAATGGCAATTTGTGCGCTTGCGGGTATTGCAGCGATGAAAGCCGTTGGTGATCACATTAATCATCTTTCAAATATTGAAGAGCAACAGTTAGCGAGCTGGGTTGCTGAAAATCAGTTGGCGGAATTAACTTTAACTACAAGTTGGCCTCCTAGTGATGGCAAAACAGGTGATGAAGAGCAAGCAGGTGTGAAGTTCTACTGGCGTCACAAAATCACTAAAACAGAAAGTAACGATCTGCTTGAAGCGCGTGTAGTTGTCTATTCAGATGAAGCACGCAAACATGATGTGTATGAACTCATCACGTATATTACCAAGAATGGGGCTAACTAA